In the genome of Candidatus Stygibacter australis, the window CTGGACGGATATGAAAGGGAAGAAATCACCAAAGACGGGACTAAATATACCAGAATCAGTTACCCTCAGGAAGGTAAATTACTGGATGTTGGCTTGCCTGATCTGCCGGTATTCACTCGCCTGATCGCTATTCCTGATCAAGGGACTCCCGTCCTTACTATTTCTGCTGAAAATTCATTTATTGAGAAAAATGTTCTGATCTATCCCCAGGAGAAGATCCTTCTGGAAAGTGAAAAAGAACAGGACTTATTTACAATTGATTCAGAATATTATCTGCAGGGAAATATCTATCCAGCAGCAATTGCACAATTAGGTAAACCCGCTATAATGCGTGATATCAGACTTGTGAAAGTAACTTTTTGCCCTTTCCAGTATAACCCTTTAAAAAAAGAACTGGTAATTCATGATAATATCAGGCTGGAGATCAATACAGAAGGACAAGGTGGCATAAATGCTAAAACATCAGATCGACCTCATTCCCGTGTCTTCTCAAATATTTATTCTTCTATAGTACTTAATTATAATGAAGTATGTAATTTAAGAGATGATTTTCAAAGACCTTCCATTCTATTTATTTATCCCCTGAATAATAACGTGGCAGATAATCTGGAATACCTGATGGATTGGAAAAATAAAAAGGGCTTTGAAGTATCATCTGTTAATACCACCCAAACAGGAACTTCTACTTCTCAGATCAAGAATTATATCCAGAATGCCTATGACAACTGGGAAAATCCTCCTGATTATGTTGTCCTTGTGGGTGATGTGTCAGGATTGATCACAATACCTACATATTATGAAAACTGGAGTTCGCAGCAGGGTGCTGGAGATCATCCATATTCACTATTAGCAGGAAATGATGTTCTGGCTGATGTGATTATTGGAAGATTAGCGGTAAATACAATAAACGAATTGCAAACGGTAATTACCAAATCCATCAATTATGAAAGAGATCCCTATATGGATGATCCTGACTGGTTTGAAGAGGCAATTTTATTTTCTTATGGTGGACCCGGTAAAATTGCTACCTGCGAAACAGTGGAAGAATATATCACAATTCACAATCCCGAATATTCTTTTTCTGAAATATATTACAGTAATTGGATATATTCATTAGACCAGGCATTAAATAATGGTGCAAGCTATTTATGCTGGCGCAGCCAGGGAGTAGATTCCGGCTGGAATAATAATAATATTAATGCCTTGAATAATGGCTGGATGTTATCTTTTGGGGTATTAATAACCTGTTTTACAGGTGATATGAATGGTAATTGTTTAGGTGAAACCTTTCTGAGAGCTGGCTCTTCTACTGTCCCCAAAGGGGGAATTGCTGCTATTGGCACTTCCACTGGTATGACCTCCGGCTGCTTTAATAATTGCGTTACTGAGGGTGTGTTTTATGGAATATTTATTGATGATATATCCACAACCGGTGGCTCACTGGTGCGGGGTAAATTGAATCTCTATCAGCAATATCCCAATAACCCTGATAACCATGTAAATTGCTGGTCGCATTGCAATACTCTTTTTGGTGATCCCTCTATTGACCTCTGGACAGGAACTCCTCAACCGATGATGATAAACTATCCGGAAGTTATCGCTTATGGTACAGAATATATGGAAGTGGGTATCACTGATGAAGCAGGTATTCCTCTAAAAGATGCCTGGGTAACTGCCCGGGGAGCTAACGATTTTTATCAGACAGGATATTCTGATTTTCAGGGAAAATTTTATCTTGATCTGGAAGGCATTACAACAAATGAAGAATATGAGATCACTATAACTTCTCATAATAAAATTCCCCATGAAGGTGAATTTACCGTAAATCAGGCAGAATATAATCCCGGAATAGCTCAAATCAGCTACCTTGATCTTGATGATGGGATTCCCAATCCTGGTGAAGAAATATCTCTGGAATTCACTATTATGAATTACGGATATAATGATCTTATTGATCTAAATGCCGAACTGGTTTCAATGGATAATAATATTTCTATAGTTACTTCCAGCACAGATTTAGGAGATATTACCAGCGGAAACCAGGTAGTAAATTCTGATCTCGCTATATATATTGATCCCGCCACACCTGGTGGTACAATATCTCAATTAAATCTTATTCTTACATCCAATAGTGAGACTTGGGAAATACCTGTCTTCATAGATATATATGGAGCTTTGCTTAATATAGATAGCTATGTTGCCCAGAATGCTAATGGTATACTTGACCCAGGTGAATCTGCTGATATTTATTTTGTTATTGAAAATCTTGGGCAGATATCTGCAATTTCAATTTACGGTGAATTGGAATGCCTTAATAACAGGATATCGATCCAGGACAGTATAGGATTTTTTGGAAATATTGCTCCTGATGATACTGCCTATAATTTTTCAAATACCTTTGAGATCACAGCCAGCAGCAGCATTATTCCCGGCACACAAATACCTGTAAATATAAATTTTACGAATGAAGATGGATTTAATGCCACATGCTCTTATTTAATTCAAATAGGCACCGTTACCGAGGAAGATCCACTGGGTCCCGATGAATATGGTTATTATTGCTACGATGATGATGATACCGCTTATGAAAATTGCCCCACTTATGACTGGGTAGAAATAAACAATATCGGAGATGATCTTAACATCTATACGGTTGGTGATTCTGCAGACATTACCGATGTAATTTTGCCAGCGGATTTCTCTTTAGTTTTTTATGGTGAAGAATATGATCTGATCACAATTGCTACTGCCGGCTGGATAAGCCCCGGTGGAAGCACTGCTGCTGCATTTATGAATTGGAGTATTCCCGGTACTGGTGGTCCAAGCCCCATGATCGCTGCTTTCTGGGATGATATTAATAATGGCTATCAAGGTGATGTATTTACTTATTATAATAACTCTCAGCACTATTTCATCGTGGAATGGGATCGCATGAGAAATGAGCATAATAATGAAATAGAAACCTTTCAGATCATTCTATATGACCCCAATTTTTATCCAACCACAACCGGAGACAGTAAAATTAAAATTCAATATAAAGATGTTGCTAACACAAATATCGGGGAATATCCCTATCATGGTGCTAACCATGGTCAATATTGTACTGTAGGTTTGGAAGATCACTCTTCAACTATCGGTTTGCAATATACCTATAATAATTCTTATTCCCTTGCAGCAAAGCCTTTGCAGGACCAGATGGCATTATTATTCACCACTCCATCCATCCCACCTGATGGTCCCTTCCTCACTATTATGGATTATTCTGCTTATGCTGGTGAAGATCAGTATATTGAAGCTGGAGAAGATGCTGTTATTTCCCTTACCCTGGAAAATATCGGGGAAGATGATGCAAATAATGTGCAGCTGACCATTTCTGAAGATGATGAATATATTGATATTATAGATGGTACTGATAGCTGCAGCATCGTTGCTGCAAATGATATGGTAACCATTTCTGATGCCTTCACGATTAGTGTCAGTGATAACGTACCTGATTATTACACCTTCACTCTTAATGTAAATATTACCAGCGATGAAGATTCCTGGAACCAGTCAATTGCCCTCACAGCATATCAGGCAAATACTTTTGCGGTTTTTCCCGAAAGCATTGAACATGAATTGCAGTGGGG includes:
- a CDS encoding C25 family cysteine peptidase produces the protein MNFSLWGVHVDIPQTKELVEYQQSDRGSISIEFNLDGYEREEITKDGTKYTRISYPQEGKLLDVGLPDLPVFTRLIAIPDQGTPVLTISAENSFIEKNVLIYPQEKILLESEKEQDLFTIDSEYYLQGNIYPAAIAQLGKPAIMRDIRLVKVTFCPFQYNPLKKELVIHDNIRLEINTEGQGGINAKTSDRPHSRVFSNIYSSIVLNYNEVCNLRDDFQRPSILFIYPLNNNVADNLEYLMDWKNKKGFEVSSVNTTQTGTSTSQIKNYIQNAYDNWENPPDYVVLVGDVSGLITIPTYYENWSSQQGAGDHPYSLLAGNDVLADVIIGRLAVNTINELQTVITKSINYERDPYMDDPDWFEEAILFSYGGPGKIATCETVEEYITIHNPEYSFSEIYYSNWIYSLDQALNNGASYLCWRSQGVDSGWNNNNINALNNGWMLSFGVLITCFTGDMNGNCLGETFLRAGSSTVPKGGIAAIGTSTGMTSGCFNNCVTEGVFYGIFIDDISTTGGSLVRGKLNLYQQYPNNPDNHVNCWSHCNTLFGDPSIDLWTGTPQPMMINYPEVIAYGTEYMEVGITDEAGIPLKDAWVTARGANDFYQTGYSDFQGKFYLDLEGITTNEEYEITITSHNKIPHEGEFTVNQAEYNPGIAQISYLDLDDGIPNPGEEISLEFTIMNYGYNDLIDLNAELVSMDNNISIVTSSTDLGDITSGNQVVNSDLAIYIDPATPGGTISQLNLILTSNSETWEIPVFIDIYGALLNIDSYVAQNANGILDPGESADIYFVIENLGQISAISIYGELECLNNRISIQDSIGFFGNIAPDDTAYNFSNTFEITASSSIIPGTQIPVNINFTNEDGFNATCSYLIQIGTVTEEDPLGPDEYGYYCYDDDDTAYENCPTYDWVEINNIGDDLNIYTVGDSADITDVILPADFSLVFYGEEYDLITIATAGWISPGGSTAAAFMNWSIPGTGGPSPMIAAFWDDINNGYQGDVFTYYNNSQHYFIVEWDRMRNEHNNEIETFQIILYDPNFYPTTTGDSKIKIQYKDVANTNIGEYPYHGANHGQYCTVGLEDHSSTIGLQYTYNNSYSLAAKPLQDQMALLFTTPSIPPDGPFLTIMDYSAYAGEDQYIEAGEDAVISLTLENIGEDDANNVQLTISEDDEYIDIIDGTDSCSIVAANDMVTISDAFTISVSDNVPDYYTFTLNVNITSDEDSWNQSIALTAYQANTFAVFPESIEHELQWGNSDSTSFELTNIGLKGKNWLLK